From the genome of Triticum aestivum cultivar Chinese Spring chromosome 3B, IWGSC CS RefSeq v2.1, whole genome shotgun sequence, one region includes:
- the LOC123066401 gene encoding uncharacterized protein — protein sequence MATSAADAAATVPPYPGWVLLEKEGYDDDDLDLDGATSATGKTIGGRDVTVAFVLVPPPEVSYFCVHLSKLEGEDDLDLDLQPSFVFSAKGFVLFRFSFASRTDDSSNLVEYFVYKAGGGKPSLEPIPSTPLCCIRDSTGLSVVPCPDDEDNYVLADLSVGSDLGHYDLHVYSSKTRQWSTTPLQLPESPAVRSNDDLPCQFHKAIGLAAHEVGWVDLWRGIVTCKVLDKDPLLRLIPLPKPHVDILQGEPGLIRDVTYCNGLFEFIEMQHFFRPVKVVSSIIHDSRPLLGLVVDEGITVPDGWVIRTCCRVDPSDFWFRAYTVHVDDFAVDSTISFPRMWDACAHDKESTFRNLTTHCPTFGVPGDKLVYLLSKVKMDDDNTWIVGVDLAKKMVKLIQPCDDLGYACIQPAFVPSTFSYYLNTTPGDFSPTLINHSEKTANNAKVDGDGDSCVREINIHHDQRSWVGDNTSAPSGAWNSGENNLTLNHESADVQRTRLLQDLDSILFASGSGYIPMKQELETDADGNLWLSLPLEDLLSLLPRLGPDTASLTRMLSWHDDCGCW from the exons ATGGCCACCTCTGCCGCCGATGCCGCCGCCACCGTTCCCCCGTATCCTGGTTGGGTTCTCCTCGAAAAGGAGGGCTACGACGacgacgacctcgacctcgacgGCGCCACCAGCGCTACGGGCAAGACAATCGGCGGTCGCGACGTCACGGTGGCCTTCGTCCTTGTGCCTCCGCCGGAAGTCTCCTACTTCTGCGTCCACCTCTCCAAGCTCGAGGGCGAGGACGATCTCGACCTCGACTTGCAGCCCTCGTTTGTCTTCTCAGCTAAGGGTTTCGTCCTCTTCCGTTTCTCCTTCGCCAGTCGGACCGATGACAGCTCCAATCTCGTCGAGTACTTCGTGTACAAGGCAGGGGGCGGCAAACCGTCGCTCGAGCCTATCCCGTCAACTCCCCTATGTTGCATCAGGGATTCTACAGGCCTGAGCGTCGTTCCCTGCCCCGACGACGAGGACAACTATGTCCTCGCCGATCTCTCTGTGGGTAGTGACCTTGGGCACTACGACCTCCACGTTTACTCGTCCAAGACGCGCCAGTGGAGCACCACGCCGTTGCAGCTACCGGAATCTCCTGCCGTCAGGTCAAATGACGACCTGCCTTGTCAATTCCACAAGGCTATCGGGCTTGCAGCACATGAGGTAGGCTGGGTAGACCTCTGGCGTGGCATTGTCACCTGCAAGGTGCTTGATAAAGACCCACTTCTCCGACTCATCCCTCTTCCCAAACCGCACGTGGACATCCTGCAAGGCGAACCGGGGTTGATCCGGGATGTCACCTACTGTAATGGGCTCTTCGAGTTCATTGAGATGCAACATTTTTTCAGACCAGTTAAAGTTGTTAGTAGTATCATCCATGATTCCAGGCCCCTCCTTGGACTTGTAGTGGATGAAGGTATTACGGTCCCTGATGGTTGGGTCATCCGGACATGCTGTAGGGTTGATCCATCGGACTTTTGGTTCAGGGCATACACTGTTCATGTTGATGACTTCGCAGTGGATTCTACTATATCGTTCCCTCGGATGTGGGATGCTTGTGCTCACGACAAGGAATCGACATTTAGGAACCTGACAACACATTGCCCGACCTTTGGCGTTCCTGGTGACAAACTTGTCTACCTGCTATCCAAGGTGAAAATGGATGATGACAACACATGGATTGTTGGTGTTGACCTTGCCAAGAAGATGGTGAAACTAATTCAACCCTGTGATGACTTGGGATATGCCTGTATCCAACCAGCCTTTGTTCCCTCTACATTCTCCTATTATCTGAATACAACTCCAG GTGATTTTTCACCCACATTGATAAACCACTCAGAGAAGACTGCCAACAATGCAAAA GTCGATGGCGATGGCGATTCCTGTGTACGTGAAATAAATATACATCACGACCAAAG GTCATGGGTTGGGGACAACACATCTGCACCAAGCGGAGCTTGGAATTCTGGGGAGAACAATCTG ACACTGAATCATGAATCTGCTGATGTACAACGGACAAGGTTACTACAGGACTTGGATTCCATTTTGTTTGCATCAGGATCAG GGTATATTCCGATGAAACAAGAACTGGAAACTGATGCTGATGGCAATTTATGGCTCTCTTTGCCACTGGAAGACCTCTTGTCACTGCTTCCACGACTAGGACCTGATACTGCATCCTTGACAAGAATGCTGTCTTGGCATGATGATTGCGGCTGCTGGTAA